A window of the Labrus mixtus chromosome 8, fLabMix1.1, whole genome shotgun sequence genome harbors these coding sequences:
- the eif2b3 gene encoding translation initiation factor eIF-2B subunit gamma, whose translation MELQAVLMAAGGGSRMTDLTYNTPKPMLPVGNKPLMWYPLNLLERVGFEEVIVITTKEVQKMMTTDPKMKLDVKMKLDVVCIQEDGDMGTADALRHIHQKIKTDILVVSCDLITDVALHEVVDLFRAHNATLAMLMSKAHEFTETVPGQKGKKKTAEQRDFVGVDQSGKRLLFMANEADLEDGLSIRKSIMRKHPRMLIKTGLVDAHLYCLKKAVVDFLADNKSISSIRGELVPYMVRKQFSKSTTNQTIKDDAEEQNEKKNEGSTNHELIISSRDESLIQLAQERSCWNDHRGDMSEAYHGGKLRCYVHIMDQGLCYRVNTLAAYIDANRLAPKLFDEPAVHPSAVISERCQMGSDSIFGALCQVAEKTSIKRSTIGNSTTVKEKVKVTNSIIMHGVTIEEGCNIQGSVICSNAVIGRGADLKYCLVGNGQRIEPEAERTNEVIVGTDQLMEI comes from the exons ATGGAGCTCCAGGCTGTGTTAATGGCAGCTGGTGGAGGTTCTCGTATGACTGATCTGACATACAACACCCCCAAGCCAATGCTGCCTGTTGGTAACAAGCCCCTCATGTGGTACCCACTGAACCTGCTGGAGAGGGTGGGCTTTGAAG AGGTGATAGTGATCACCACTAAAGAGGTCCAGAAGATGATGACCACAGACCCTAAAATGAAGTTGGATGTGAAGATGAAACTGGACGTGGTGTGTATCCAGGAGGACGGAGACATGGGGACAGCAGACGCTCTCAGACACATTCATCAGAAgatcaag ACGGACATCCTGGTGGTCAGTTGTGACCTGATAACAGATGTGGCTCTCCACGAGGTAGTCGATCTCTTCAGAGCCCACAATGCAACGCTGGCCATGCTTATGAGCAAAGCCCATGAGTTCACAGAGACTGTCCCAGGACAGAAGGGCAAGAAAAAGACAG cTGAGCAGAGAGACTTTGTGGGAGTGGACCAGTCGGGCAAGAGGCTGCTGTTCATGGCCAACGAAGCAGATCTGGAGGACGGATTGTCGATTAGGAAGTCTATCATGAGGAA ACATCCCAGGATGCTCATCAAAACAGGCCTGGTGGATGCTCACCTCTACTGTCTGAAAAAAGCTGTTGTGGATTTCCTTGCTGACAACAA GTCCATCTCGTCCATCCGTGGTGAGCTGGTACCGTATATGGTGCGGAAGCAGTTTTCCAAATCGACCACCAATCAGACAATCAAAGACGACGCAGAGGAACAGAACGAGAAGAAGAACGAGGGCTCTACAAACCACG AGCTCATTATCTCATCACGAGACGAGTCTCTCATCCAGCTGGCCCAGGAGCGCTCGTGTTGGAACGACCACCGGGGAGACATGAGCGAGGCTTACCATGGAGGAAAGCTGCGCTGCTATGTTCACATCATGGACCAGGGTCTCTGCTACCGCGTCAACACTCTGGCTGCTTACATAGACGCAAACCGCCTG GCCCCGAAACTGTTTGACGAACCAGCAGTCCATCCATCAGCGGTCATTTCTGAGAGATGTCAG ATGGGATCAGACAGCATCTTCGGAGCTCTGTGTCAGGTAGCAGAGAAGACCTCCATAAAGAGATCCACCATCGGAAACTCCACCACTGTAAAAGAGAAGGTTAAAGTCACCAACTCCATCATCATGCACGGAGTTACCATCGAGGAGGG gtGTAATATCCAGGGCAGTGTGATCTGCAGTAATGCTGTCATCGGTCGAGGAGCAGACCTCAAGTACTGTCTGGTGGGAAACGGGCAACGGATCGAACCAGAGG